A window of the Pseudoliparis swirei isolate HS2019 ecotype Mariana Trench chromosome 13, NWPU_hadal_v1, whole genome shotgun sequence genome harbors these coding sequences:
- the LOC130203901 gene encoding dickkopf-related protein 3-like, whose product MSVNLGMLCLCLCFCWTEARIWAWMLNMPHSPPKAGAKALRESTPVAKAAAAACDHDRACGRGFSCDRHFGLCVPLRGEGHYCRRDVQCVRGLSCMFGKCHRSIANGQEGARCKLNRDCGASMCCARHHGEQVCKRRLVRGQSCYVPDGGLAFSINQICPCEEGLLCRENGASRRRE is encoded by the exons ATGTCCGTCAATCTCGGGATGCTCTGCCTTTGTCTCTGCTTCTGCTGGACTGAAGCTCGCATATGGGCCTGGATGCTCAACATGCCCCACAGCCCCCCCAAAGCAGGCGCCAAGGCACTCAGAGAAAGCACGCCTGTCGCCAAGGCTGCCGCG GCCGCGTGCGACCATGACAGGGCCTGTGGACGGGGTTTCTCCTGCGATCGACACTTCGGCCTCTGCGTCCCTCTGCGAGGGGAGGGCCACTACTGTCGGAGGGACGTCCAGTGTGTCCGCGGACTCAGCTGCATGTTCGGGAAATGCCACCGCAGCATCGCCAACGGGCAAGAGG GTGCCAGATGTAAATTGAACAGGGACTGCGGGGCGTCCATGTGCTGCGCGCGGCACCACGGTGAGCAGGTGTGCAAGAGACGCCTGGTCCGCGGCCAGAGCTGCTATGTTCCTGACGGGGGCCTGGCGTTCAGCATCAACCAGATCTGCCCGTGTGAAGAGGGGCTACTGTGTCGGGAAAACGGTGCATCACGCCGGAGAGAGTGA
- the tectb gene encoding beta-tectorin: MASVGAFLMLLPVAWTCSPQKADYVMVSCFPNAIIANVPECPYGWEMDQLSLGGVCYSGVHSPGYYRFSIPDLTPKNHSYCGTHSEYVPGKDPKYVFSNSIVSNDTSLTVRNQPVNYTFSCVYRAAYLLNNAVFSQRVATVYVNNGSLGTFRSQLSMNAFTNSKFLYAKDSPYVIDTSEIGSEVFIGIEAKGLSNRFRVVINNCWATPSPYSTDKKRWSLIINSCSSDRTVTIFENAKDSRSMFKFNSFRFQRLEKVSTVWLHCEVQVCDAERLVCQPGPCSFRSPSSEAEPRGGVLTAEFNIKGIDSFNNGHVTGTSLFLLLVVLINTCCYLVNGSRM; the protein is encoded by the exons ATGGCTTCCGTCGGTGCCTTCTTAATGTTGTTGCCTGTTGCATGGACATGCTCGCCCCAAAAAGCAG ACTACGTTATGGTGTCGTGTTTCCCCAACGCCATCATTGCTAACGTACCAGAGTGTCCTTACGGCTGGGAGATGGACCAGCTGTCCCTGGGCGGAGTCTGTTACTCTGGAGTCCACAGCCCAGGTTACTACCGCTTCAGCATCCCGGACCTGACACCCAAAAACCACTCGTACTGCGGCACCCACTCCGAG TACGTGCCCGGCAAAGACCCCAAGTACGTCTTCTCCAACTCCATCGTGTCCAACGACACGTCGCTCACGGTCAGAAACCAGCCGGTCAACTACACCTTCAGCTGCGTGTACCGAGCCGCCTACCTGCTGAACAACGCCGTGTTCAGCCAAAG AGTCGCGACAGTTTATGTCAACAACGGGAGTTTAGGCACTTTTAGATCTCAGTTGTCTATGAACGCGTTCACG AATTCAAAGTTCCTTTACGCCAAGGACTCCCCGTATGTGATCGACACTTCTGAGATCGGCTCCGAAGTTTTCATCGGGATTGAGGCAAAAGGACTCAGTAACAG ATTCAGAGTTGTGATAAACAACTGCTGGGCCACTCCGAGTCCGTACTCCACAGACAAGAAGAGGTGGAGCCTCATCATCAACAG CTGCTCCTCCGACAGAACTGTGACTATTTTCGAGAACGCCAAAGACAGCCGCTCCATGTTTAAGTTCAACTCGTTCCGCTTCCAGCGGCTGGAGAAGGTTTCGACGGTCTGGCTTCACTGTGAGGTCCAGGTTTGTGACGCAGAGAGACTCGTCTGTCAGCCG GGCCCCTGCTCCTTCAGGAGTCCGTCATCAGAGGCAGAACCAAGAGGGGGGGTCCTCACTGCTGAGTTCAACATTAAAG GTATCGACTCCTTCAATAATGGACACGTGACAG GCACTTCATTATTCCTCCTGCTGGTTGTCCTCATAAACACATGTTGTTATTTAGTGAACGGGTCAAGAATGTAG
- the gucy2g gene encoding guanylate cyclase 2G → MRLTLVLHFTLSAAAVISNSTGRSQRLIIGFQAPWNMSLPFSALRLGSAIQIAVEKVNSNPSLLGNYSLDFLYTDTDCNPKISLGGFIHQVWKENMSALFGPACPEEAEVTGLIASMWNIPMFGFVGQSSKMDNTDIYDSYIKIVPPLKRSSEVLVKTLEFFGWSHVAMIGGGLDSNTWDKVDALWKTVENPLRDKFKLAAAVKFDTSNPQLVRRNIKFIATVARVIVVVTNSVDSMALLLEAERQGLTNGDYVFFLVQHFEDNMWKYNLNSRTNQAAIRAFEMTFVIGQKSYEGYEYYDFFEQVFKRLKGHPFQSNLTSEREVSPYSAYLHDAVLLYAMALKEMLKEGKDPHDGRQLLQRLRNRNNIRFNGASGLVHFDKDGERKLDYSIYDLQHVGHVTKFEAILNFDSHTDSVRPTSMFASVVWPRGRPPSDKPKCGYNDELCDWLVNDIALLAVLVIFPVIGVLAVLGIGVLVLQKFRLQMKLDDSSWWLISYSDITVVKKLPGFQGVSLSTTGSQSCSSGSQTTFSNASNGLKDKSDREHVFTIIGLYQGNKVAVTYLKNHIGILFQKPSIMAEFNVMKEMKHENLVQFFGVCIEPPNVCLVIQYCTKGSLKDVLKSDVDLDAMFKLSFAYDIVNGMEFIHKSNLKFHGTLKPSKCLVDSRLQIKLSGFGLWEFKYGSKKKIVPLENCNHSEMYWTAPELLRQVGLHVCGTPKADVYSFAIIMWELMYNAKPGPYHEINLGPKEIIKQLRTPFQGEPLRPALSEGLCDESINALLKACWNENPDQRPPFASIRRQLRDTSPDSHANILDNMVAKLEKYANHLEEVVEERTNQFTAEKIRADKLLSSMLPRYIADQLMAGVTVAPQSYEAVTIFFSDIVGFTSMCSVSSAMEVVAFLNDLYSLFDDVIKMYDVYKVETIGDAYMVASGLPISNGVQHALEICTMALHFLSAIKVFRIHHMPTERLAIRIGIHSGPVVAGVVGTTMPRYCLFGDTVNTASRMESNSSPLKIHISQTTADILVQVGSFEMEERGEVEIKGKGSLKTYWLLSKQGFNPPLTAHRSPLAVPPILQSEKLGLARVAEKRAHSTLNKSNMTAVDI, encoded by the exons ATGAGGCTCACGTTGGTGCTTCACTTCACACTTTCTGCTGCCGCTGTCATCAGCAACTCCACCGGACGGTCTCAAAGGCTGATTATCGGCTTCCAGGCTCCCTGGAATATGTCCCTGCCCTTCAGCGCCCTGCGGCTGGGCTCGGCCATACAGATAGCCGTGGAGAAGGTGAACAGCAATCCCTCCTTACTGGGCAACTACAGTCTGGATTTTCTGTACACGGACACCGACTGTAACCCCAAGATTTCCCTTGGAGGATTCATCCACCAGGtgtggaaagaaaacatgtccGCACTGTTTGGTCCGGCGTGTCCCGAAGAAGCCGAG GTCACCGGTCTCATTGCATCCATGTGGAACATCCCCATGTTCGGCTTCGTGGGACAATCCTCCAAAATGGACAACACTGACATCTACGATTCCTACATAAAAATCGTTCCCCCTCTCAAAAGAAGCTCGGAGGTCCTGGTGAAGACCCTGGAGTTCTTTGGATGGAGTCACGTGGCGATGATCGGAGGGGGATTGGATTCAAACACTTGGGACAAAGTTGACGCTTTGTGGAAAACTGTCGAGAATCCGCTGAGAGACAAATTCAAACTGGCTGCCGCGGTGAAGTTTGACACCAGCAACCCTCAGCTGGTCCGCCGAAATATCAAGTTCATCGCAACAGTCGCCAGAG TGATTGTGGTAGTGACCAACTCCGTGGACTCCATGGCTCTGTTGCTGGAGGCTGAGCGACAGGGTCTGACGAATGGCGACTACGTGTTCTTTTTGGTGCAGCATTTTGAA GATAACATGTGGAAGTATAACCTGAACAGCAGGACGAACCAAGCTGCCATCAGAGCTTTTGAGATGACCTTCGTCATCGGCCAGAAATCCTACGAGGGCTACGAGTATTACGACTTCTTTGAGCAAGTTTTTAAGAGACTGAAAGGACACCCGTTTCAGAGCAACCTGACGTCTGAAAGAGAG GTCAGCCCGTACTCTGCTTACCTGCACGATGCGGTGCTTCTTTACGCGATGGCGCTGAAGGAAATGCTCAAAGAAGGCAAAGACCCTCACGATGGACGGCAGCTGCTGCAGAGATTAAGAAATAGAAACAACATCCGATTTAATG GTGCTTCCGGACTGGTCCACTTTGACAAAGATGGGGAGAGAAAATTGGACTATTCCATTTATGACCTGCAGCATGTAGGCCACGTCACCAAGTTTGAAGCCATCCTCAATTTTGACAGCCACACCGACTCTGTCCG ACCAACGTCTATGTTTGCTTCTGTGGTCTGGCCGAGAGGGAGACCTCCGTCTGATAAACCCAAATGCGGTTACAACGATGAACTCTGTGACTGGCTCGTTAACG ACATCGCCCTCCTGGCTGTGCTTGTGATCTTCCCAGTCATCGGTGTGCTCGCAGTTTTGGGCATCGGGGTTCTCGTCCTGCAGAAGTTTCGCCTTCAGATGAAGCTCGACGACTCCAGCTGGTGGCTGATCAGCTACAGCGACATCACCGTCGTCAAGAAGCTCCCG GGGTTTCAGGGTGTGTCTCTGAGCACCACGGGTAGTCAGAGTTGCAGCAGCGGCTCTCAGACGACCTTCTCCAACGCCAGCAATGGCCTGAAGGACAAGTCGGACAGAGAACACGTCTTCACCATCATCGGCCTCTACCAG GGAAATAAAGTGGCCGTCACGTACCTAAAGAACCACATTGGCATTCTTTTCCAGAAACCTTCAATTATGGCAGAGTTCAATGTG ATGAAGGAGATGAAACACGAGAACTTGGTTCAGTTCTTTGGTGTTTGCATCGAGCCACCGAATGTCTGTCTGGTGATCCAGTACTGCACCAAGGGCAGCCTGAAG GATGTTCTGAAGTCAGATGTTGACCTGGATGCGATGTTTAAGCTGTCCTTTGCATATGATATTGTCAAC GGAATGGAGTTTATCCACAAAAGTAACCTGAAATTTCACGGGACCCTGAAGCCCAGCAAGTGTCTGGTGGACAGTCGGCTCCAGATTAAACTCTCTGGCTTCGGCCTGTGGGAGTTTAAATACGGGAGCAAAAAAAAGATTGTCCCACTGGAGAACTGCAATCATTCAG AGATGTACTGGACGGCCCCCGAGCTCTTAAGACAAGTCGGTCTCCACGTCTGCGGGACCCCCAAAGCGGACGTCTACAGCTTCGCCATCATCATGTGGGAGCTCATGTACAATGCAAAGCCTGGCCCGTATCATGAGATCAACCTGGGGCCCAAAG agatCATCAAGCAGTTGCGGACGCCTTTCCAAGGGGAGCCTCTCCGACCGGCGCTGTCCGAGGGGCTCTGCGATGAAAGCATCAACGCTCTGCTGAAGGCGTGCTGGAACGAGAACCCCGACCAGCGACCGCCGTTTGCGTCCATACGGAGACAGCTGAGGGACACCAGCCCAGACAG TCATGCAAATATACTGGATAATATGGTGGCAAAGCTGGAGAAATATGCAAATCActtggaggaggtggtggaggagaggaccaaTCAGTTCACGGCAGAGAAGATCCGCGCAGACAAGCTCCTCTCCAGCATGCTACCAAG GTACATCGCGGATCAGCTGATGGCGGGGGTGACCGTGGCGCCTCAGAGCTACGAGGCGGTGACCATCTTCTTCTCCGACATCGTGGGCTTCACGTCCATGTGCTCCGTCAGCTCGGCGATGGAAGTGGTGGCGTTCCTCAACGACCTCTACAGCCTCTTCGACGACGTCATCAAGATGTACGACGTCTATAAA GTGGAAACAATCGGTGATGCCTACATGGTTGCCAGTGGTCTACCCATCAGCAACGGCGTTCAGCACGCTTTGGAGATATGTACCATGGCTCTGCATTTCTTAAGCGCCATCAAGGTCTTCAGAATCCACCACATGCCCACTGAGAGACTCGCGATCCGCATCGGGATACACTCTG GCCCGGTGGTCGCCGGGGTGGTCGGCACCACGATGCCTCGCTACTGTCTCTTTGGCGACACGGTGAACACGGCGTCCCGCATGGAGAGCAACAGCTCAC CCCTAAAGATTCACATATCTCAGACCACGGCTGACATTCTGGTCCAGGTCGGTTCGTTTGAGAtggaggaaagaggggaagTCGAAATTAAG GGAAAAGGGTCTCTGAAGACCTACTGGCTGCTGAGCAAACAGGGGTTTAATCctcctctcactgctcaccgCTCTCCACTCGCCGTCCCTCCTATACTACAGTCAGAG AAACTGGGGTTGGCCAGAGTTGCTGAGAAAAGGGCCCACTCAACTCTGAACAAAAGTAATATGACTGCAGTGGACATTTAA